In Phyllopteryx taeniolatus isolate TA_2022b chromosome 1, UOR_Ptae_1.2, whole genome shotgun sequence, the following proteins share a genomic window:
- the arl13b gene encoding ADP-ribosylation factor-like protein 13B isoform X4, producing the protein MFSLMANCCNWLKRWREPARKVTLVMVGLDNAGKTATVRGIQGENPQDVAPTVGFSKVDLKQGKFEVTIFDLGGGKRIRGIWKNYYSESHGVVFVVDSSDVQRIQETRETMAEVLQHPRIAGKPVLVLANKQDQEGALAEADIIENLSLEKLVNENKCLCQIEPCSAVLGYGKKVDKSIKRGLSWLLNNIAKDYEDITERVQKDTAEQRALEEQDKKERAERVRRIKEERERQEREEAEREGRQICEDEPDEENMPNPFQPIENVISESGDKENARRQQELQECTINSLKADGKYQEDNHEERDDARQMPDNSSSSTTTEQSKQKVRKLYLKRKHRVDPLKTEEGPAERPSPAPVPASGV; encoded by the exons ATGTTTAGCCTGATGGCCAATTGCTGCAACTGGCTGAAACGCTGGCGAGAGCCGGCAAG AAAAGTGACTTTGGTGATGGTAGGACTGGATAACGCAGGAAAGACCGCCACAGTACGAGGAATCCAAGGAG AAAATCCCCAGGATGTTGCTCCAACTGTGGGTTTTTCGAAGGTTGACTTGAAGCAAGGAAAATTTGAGGTCACCATCTTTGATCTGGGTGGTGGGAAGAGGATCCGCGGTATATGGAAGAATTACTACTCGGAGTCACACGGTGTGGTGTTTGTGGTGGACTCCAGCGACGTGCAGCGGATTCAGGAGACGCGGGAGACCATGGCAGAGGTTCTGCAGCACCCGCGCATCGCTGGGAAGCCGGTGCTGGT ACTTGCCAACAAACAGGATCAGGAAGGAGCACTGGCTGAAGCAGACATCATTGAGAACCTGTCGTTAGAGAAGCTTGTTAATGAGAACAAGTGTCTCTGTCAGATC GAGCCGTGTTCTGCGGTCCTGGGTTACGGCAAGAAGGTTGACAAATCCATCAAACGGGGTTTGAGCTGGTTGCTCAACAACATTGCCAAAGATTATGAGGACATTACTGAACGTGTGCAGAAAGACACTGCAGAACAGCGTGCTCTGGAAGAACAGGATAAGAAAGAGAGGGCAGAACGAGTCCGGCGGATAAAAGAAGAGAG AGAACGGCAAGAGAGGGAAGAGGCAGAACGTGAAGGCAGGCAGATTTGCGAAGATGAACCTGATGAAGAAAACATGCCCAACCCCTTCCAGCCGATTGAAAATGTCATCAGTGAG AGTGGGGATAAAGAAAATGCGAGAAGGCAACAGGAGCTGCAGGAGTGCACGATCAACAGTCTGAAGGCAGACGGCAAGTATCAGGAGGACAATCATGAAGAGAGAGACGATGCCAGGCAAATGCCAGATAATTCCAGCTCAA GCACAACCACGGAGCAAAGCAAGCAAAAGGTGAGAAAATTGTACCTGAAGAGGAAGCACCGTGTGGACCCACTGAAGACGGAGGAGGGGCCAGCAGAGAGACCCTCCCCTGCGCCAGTTCCAG CGAGCGGAGTTTAA
- the arl13b gene encoding ADP-ribosylation factor-like protein 13B isoform X2 produces the protein MFSLMANCCNWLKRWREPARKVTLVMVGLDNAGKTATVRGIQGENPQDVAPTVGFSKVDLKQGKFEVTIFDLGGGKRIRGIWKNYYSESHGVVFVVDSSDVQRIQETRETMAEVLQHPRIAGKPVLVLANKQDQEGALAEADIIENLSLEKLVNENKCLCQIEPCSAVLGYGKKVDKSIKRGLSWLLNNIAKDYEDITERVQKDTAEQRALEEQDKKERAERVRRIKEERERQEREEAEREGRQICEDEPDEENMPNPFQPIENVISESGDKENARRQQELQECTINSLKADGKYQEDNHEERDDARQMPDNSSSSTTTEQSKQKVRKLYLKRKHRVDPLKTEEGPAERPSPAPVPVGWASPNVSRLPKLEPLWDSKASASGV, from the exons ATGTTTAGCCTGATGGCCAATTGCTGCAACTGGCTGAAACGCTGGCGAGAGCCGGCAAG AAAAGTGACTTTGGTGATGGTAGGACTGGATAACGCAGGAAAGACCGCCACAGTACGAGGAATCCAAGGAG AAAATCCCCAGGATGTTGCTCCAACTGTGGGTTTTTCGAAGGTTGACTTGAAGCAAGGAAAATTTGAGGTCACCATCTTTGATCTGGGTGGTGGGAAGAGGATCCGCGGTATATGGAAGAATTACTACTCGGAGTCACACGGTGTGGTGTTTGTGGTGGACTCCAGCGACGTGCAGCGGATTCAGGAGACGCGGGAGACCATGGCAGAGGTTCTGCAGCACCCGCGCATCGCTGGGAAGCCGGTGCTGGT ACTTGCCAACAAACAGGATCAGGAAGGAGCACTGGCTGAAGCAGACATCATTGAGAACCTGTCGTTAGAGAAGCTTGTTAATGAGAACAAGTGTCTCTGTCAGATC GAGCCGTGTTCTGCGGTCCTGGGTTACGGCAAGAAGGTTGACAAATCCATCAAACGGGGTTTGAGCTGGTTGCTCAACAACATTGCCAAAGATTATGAGGACATTACTGAACGTGTGCAGAAAGACACTGCAGAACAGCGTGCTCTGGAAGAACAGGATAAGAAAGAGAGGGCAGAACGAGTCCGGCGGATAAAAGAAGAGAG AGAACGGCAAGAGAGGGAAGAGGCAGAACGTGAAGGCAGGCAGATTTGCGAAGATGAACCTGATGAAGAAAACATGCCCAACCCCTTCCAGCCGATTGAAAATGTCATCAGTGAG AGTGGGGATAAAGAAAATGCGAGAAGGCAACAGGAGCTGCAGGAGTGCACGATCAACAGTCTGAAGGCAGACGGCAAGTATCAGGAGGACAATCATGAAGAGAGAGACGATGCCAGGCAAATGCCAGATAATTCCAGCTCAA GCACAACCACGGAGCAAAGCAAGCAAAAGGTGAGAAAATTGTACCTGAAGAGGAAGCACCGTGTGGACCCACTGAAGACGGAGGAGGGGCCAGCAGAGAGACCCTCCCCTGCGCCAGTTCCAG tcGGATGGGCGTCACCTAACGTTTCTAGGCTGCCCAAACTCGAGCCTCTGTGGGACTCAAAAGCCTCTG CGAGCGGAGTTTAA
- the arl13b gene encoding ADP-ribosylation factor-like protein 13B isoform X3: MFSLMANCCNWLKRWREPARKVTLVMVGLDNAGKTATVRGIQGENPQDVAPTVGFSKVDLKQGKFEVTIFDLGGGKRIRGIWKNYYSESHGVVFVVDSSDVQRIQETRETMAEVLQHPRIAGKPVLVLANKQDQEGALAEADIIENLSLEKLVNENKCLCQIEPCSAVLGYGKKVDKSIKRGLSWLLNNIAKDYEDITERVQKDTAEQRALEEQDKKERAERVRRIKEERERQEREEAEREGRQICEDEPDEENMPNPFQPIENVISESGDKENARRQQELQECTINSLKADGKYQEDNHEERDDARQMPDNSSSSTTTEQSKQKVRKLYLKRKHRVDPLKTEEGPAERPSPAPVPEFYKKPLPPVANKPQPNSDTHDVVF, translated from the exons ATGTTTAGCCTGATGGCCAATTGCTGCAACTGGCTGAAACGCTGGCGAGAGCCGGCAAG AAAAGTGACTTTGGTGATGGTAGGACTGGATAACGCAGGAAAGACCGCCACAGTACGAGGAATCCAAGGAG AAAATCCCCAGGATGTTGCTCCAACTGTGGGTTTTTCGAAGGTTGACTTGAAGCAAGGAAAATTTGAGGTCACCATCTTTGATCTGGGTGGTGGGAAGAGGATCCGCGGTATATGGAAGAATTACTACTCGGAGTCACACGGTGTGGTGTTTGTGGTGGACTCCAGCGACGTGCAGCGGATTCAGGAGACGCGGGAGACCATGGCAGAGGTTCTGCAGCACCCGCGCATCGCTGGGAAGCCGGTGCTGGT ACTTGCCAACAAACAGGATCAGGAAGGAGCACTGGCTGAAGCAGACATCATTGAGAACCTGTCGTTAGAGAAGCTTGTTAATGAGAACAAGTGTCTCTGTCAGATC GAGCCGTGTTCTGCGGTCCTGGGTTACGGCAAGAAGGTTGACAAATCCATCAAACGGGGTTTGAGCTGGTTGCTCAACAACATTGCCAAAGATTATGAGGACATTACTGAACGTGTGCAGAAAGACACTGCAGAACAGCGTGCTCTGGAAGAACAGGATAAGAAAGAGAGGGCAGAACGAGTCCGGCGGATAAAAGAAGAGAG AGAACGGCAAGAGAGGGAAGAGGCAGAACGTGAAGGCAGGCAGATTTGCGAAGATGAACCTGATGAAGAAAACATGCCCAACCCCTTCCAGCCGATTGAAAATGTCATCAGTGAG AGTGGGGATAAAGAAAATGCGAGAAGGCAACAGGAGCTGCAGGAGTGCACGATCAACAGTCTGAAGGCAGACGGCAAGTATCAGGAGGACAATCATGAAGAGAGAGACGATGCCAGGCAAATGCCAGATAATTCCAGCTCAA GCACAACCACGGAGCAAAGCAAGCAAAAGGTGAGAAAATTGTACCTGAAGAGGAAGCACCGTGTGGACCCACTGAAGACGGAGGAGGGGCCAGCAGAGAGACCCTCCCCTGCGCCAGTTCCAG AGTTTTACAAGAAGCCACTCCCGCCTGTCGCAAATAAACCACAGCCTAACAGTGACACCCACGATGTGGTTTTTTAA
- the arl13b gene encoding ADP-ribosylation factor-like protein 13B isoform X1, translated as MFSLMANCCNWLKRWREPARKVTLVMVGLDNAGKTATVRGIQGENPQDVAPTVGFSKVDLKQGKFEVTIFDLGGGKRIRGIWKNYYSESHGVVFVVDSSDVQRIQETRETMAEVLQHPRIAGKPVLVLANKQDQEGALAEADIIENLSLEKLVNENKCLCQIEPCSAVLGYGKKVDKSIKRGLSWLLNNIAKDYEDITERVQKDTAEQRALEEQDKKERAERVRRIKEERERQEREEAEREGRQICEDEPDEENMPNPFQPIENVISESGDKENARRQQELQECTINSLKADGKYQEDNHEERDDARQMPDNSSSSTTTEQSKQKVRKLYLKRKHRVDPLKTEEGPAERPSPAPVPVGWASPNVSRLPKLEPLWDSKASEFYKKPLPPVANKPQPNSDTHDVVF; from the exons ATGTTTAGCCTGATGGCCAATTGCTGCAACTGGCTGAAACGCTGGCGAGAGCCGGCAAG AAAAGTGACTTTGGTGATGGTAGGACTGGATAACGCAGGAAAGACCGCCACAGTACGAGGAATCCAAGGAG AAAATCCCCAGGATGTTGCTCCAACTGTGGGTTTTTCGAAGGTTGACTTGAAGCAAGGAAAATTTGAGGTCACCATCTTTGATCTGGGTGGTGGGAAGAGGATCCGCGGTATATGGAAGAATTACTACTCGGAGTCACACGGTGTGGTGTTTGTGGTGGACTCCAGCGACGTGCAGCGGATTCAGGAGACGCGGGAGACCATGGCAGAGGTTCTGCAGCACCCGCGCATCGCTGGGAAGCCGGTGCTGGT ACTTGCCAACAAACAGGATCAGGAAGGAGCACTGGCTGAAGCAGACATCATTGAGAACCTGTCGTTAGAGAAGCTTGTTAATGAGAACAAGTGTCTCTGTCAGATC GAGCCGTGTTCTGCGGTCCTGGGTTACGGCAAGAAGGTTGACAAATCCATCAAACGGGGTTTGAGCTGGTTGCTCAACAACATTGCCAAAGATTATGAGGACATTACTGAACGTGTGCAGAAAGACACTGCAGAACAGCGTGCTCTGGAAGAACAGGATAAGAAAGAGAGGGCAGAACGAGTCCGGCGGATAAAAGAAGAGAG AGAACGGCAAGAGAGGGAAGAGGCAGAACGTGAAGGCAGGCAGATTTGCGAAGATGAACCTGATGAAGAAAACATGCCCAACCCCTTCCAGCCGATTGAAAATGTCATCAGTGAG AGTGGGGATAAAGAAAATGCGAGAAGGCAACAGGAGCTGCAGGAGTGCACGATCAACAGTCTGAAGGCAGACGGCAAGTATCAGGAGGACAATCATGAAGAGAGAGACGATGCCAGGCAAATGCCAGATAATTCCAGCTCAA GCACAACCACGGAGCAAAGCAAGCAAAAGGTGAGAAAATTGTACCTGAAGAGGAAGCACCGTGTGGACCCACTGAAGACGGAGGAGGGGCCAGCAGAGAGACCCTCCCCTGCGCCAGTTCCAG tcGGATGGGCGTCACCTAACGTTTCTAGGCTGCCCAAACTCGAGCCTCTGTGGGACTCAAAAGCCTCTG AGTTTTACAAGAAGCCACTCCCGCCTGTCGCAAATAAACCACAGCCTAACAGTGACACCCACGATGTGGTTTTTTAA
- the cbsa gene encoding cystathionine beta-synthase a isoform X2 has product MPSVPLSNEAPVKSPICPHAAKLLHHINGEVKLHEASDPTNGVDGTRAAEDDAEQNGGIPRKWIRPDLPSRCKWSLGAPRAESPHPHVPRTAAPTILPDILHRIGDTPLVRINKISKAFGLKCEILAKCEYFNAGGSVKDRISLRMVEDAERAGVLKLGDTIIEPTSGNTGIGLALAAAVKGYRCIIVMPEKMSMEKVDVLRALGAEIVRTPTSARFNSPESHVGVAWRLKNEIPNSHILDQYRNPSNPLAHYDTTAEEILEQCDGKLDMLVAGAGTGGTITGIARKLKERCPNIKIVGVDPLGSCLAEPEELNKTDKTQYEVEGIGYDFIPTVLDRSVIDSWYKSDDEESFTMSRMLIRDEGLLCGGSSGTAMAAAVNVAKELKEGQRCVVILPDSVRNYMSKFLSDKWMVQKGFLSEEDLMVKKPWWWNLNVQSLNLSAPLTVLPTVSCQRTIKILKEKGFDQAPVVDESGVILGMVTLGNMLASILAGKIRLSDAVSKVLYKQFKQIRLLDNLGKLSRILEIDHFALVVHEQIQYLTDGSPSLKQMVFGVVTAVDLLNFVTGCERRERTFSESTDEQ; this is encoded by the exons ATGCCTTCCGTTCCCTTGTCCAACGAGGCTCCTGTGAAAAGCCCCATCTGCCCCCACGCTGCCAAGCTGCTCCACCACATCAACGGCGAAGTAAAACTGCACGAGGCTTCGGACCCGACCAACGGGGTCGACGGCACGCGCGCGGCGGAGGACGACGCCGAGCAGAATGGCGGCATTCCCAGGAAATGGATCCGTCCGGACCTGCCGAGCCGCTGCAAGTGGAGCCTGGGAGCCCCGCGTGCAGAATCTCCTCATCCTCATGTTCCAAG AACGGCTGCGCCTACTATTCTTCCTGACATTTTGCACAGGATTGGTGACACTCCCCTGGTGCGGATCAACAAAATCTCAAAAGCGTTCGGACtcaaatgtgaaatat TGGCCAAGTGCGAGTACTTCAACGCTGGCGGCAGCGTCAAAGACAGGATCAGTCTGCGAATGGTGGAGGACGCAGAGAGGGCGGGCGTCCTCAAGCTGGGAGACACCATCATTGAGCCCACCTCCGGCAACACTG GTATCGGATTGGCTCTGGCCGCGGCTGTCAAAGGCTACCGCTGCATCATCGTCATGCCTGAAAAAATGAGCATGGAGAAG GTCGACGTGCTGAGAGCACTCGGAGCCGAGATCGTTCGCACGCCGACCAGTGCTCGCTTCAACTCCCCAGAATCTCACGTGGGAGTTGCCTGGCGCCTGAAGAACGAGATCCCCAACTCGCACATCCTGGACCAGTACCGCAACCCCAGCAACCCTCTGGCTCACTACGACACCACAGCCGAAGAAATCCTGGAGCAGTGCGACG GTAAACTGGACATGTTGGTGGCAGGGGCCGGCACTGGAGGCACCATTACGGGCATTGCCCGCAAACTAAAGGAGCGTTGCCCCAACATCAAG ATTGTTGGTGTTGACCCGTTAGGCTCTTGCCTGGCAGAGCCAGAAGAACTGAACAAGACTGACAAGACCCAGTACGAGGTGGAGGGCATCGGCTATGACTTCATTCCCACAGTGCTCGACAGATCA GTTATTGACAGCTGGTACAAGTCAGACGACGAGGAGTCCTTCACTATGTCTCGTATGCTGATCAGGGATGAGGGCCTGCTGTGCG GGGGGAGCTCTGGCACCGCCATGGCAGCTGCTGTCAATGTTGCCAAAGAGTTGAAAGAGGGACAGCGCTGCGTGGTCATCCTTCCGGACTCCGTCCGAAACTACAT GTCCAAATTCCTGAGTGACAAATGGATGGTGCAGAAGGGTTTCCTGAGCGAGGAGGACCTCATGGTGAAAAAACCCTG GTGGTGGAACCTAAACGTGCAAAGTTTGAACCTCTCCGCACCGCTCACTGTCTTGCCGACCGTCAGCTGCCAGCGGACGATCAAAATCCTCAAAGAGAAGGGCTTTGACCAAGCGCCTGTGGTGGATGAGTCGGG ggtaATCCTGGGCATGGTGACTCTGGGGAACATGCTGGCTTCCATCCTTGCAGGGAAGATCAGGCTGTCAGATGCAGTCAGCAAAGTGCTCTACAAGCAGTTCAAACAG ATACGTCTTTTGGATAACTTGGGAAAGTTGTCCCGAATTCTGGAAATCGATCACTTCGCCCTGGTGGTTCATGAGCAGATCCAAT ACCTGACGGACGGCTCCCCCAGTTTGAAGCAGATGGTCTTTGGGGTGGTGACCGCTGTGGACCTCCTCAACTTTGTCACAGGCTGTGAGCGGCGGGAGCGCACTTTCTCCGAGTCGACGGACGAGCAGTGA
- the cbsa gene encoding cystathionine beta-synthase a isoform X1, giving the protein MFGGASSVVLCASVEADATPTTSPACSSSSETSPLLAENHVSQTMPSVPLSNEAPVKSPICPHAAKLLHHINGEVKLHEASDPTNGVDGTRAAEDDAEQNGGIPRKWIRPDLPSRCKWSLGAPRAESPHPHVPRTAAPTILPDILHRIGDTPLVRINKISKAFGLKCEILAKCEYFNAGGSVKDRISLRMVEDAERAGVLKLGDTIIEPTSGNTGIGLALAAAVKGYRCIIVMPEKMSMEKVDVLRALGAEIVRTPTSARFNSPESHVGVAWRLKNEIPNSHILDQYRNPSNPLAHYDTTAEEILEQCDGKLDMLVAGAGTGGTITGIARKLKERCPNIKIVGVDPLGSCLAEPEELNKTDKTQYEVEGIGYDFIPTVLDRSVIDSWYKSDDEESFTMSRMLIRDEGLLCGGSSGTAMAAAVNVAKELKEGQRCVVILPDSVRNYMSKFLSDKWMVQKGFLSEEDLMVKKPWWWNLNVQSLNLSAPLTVLPTVSCQRTIKILKEKGFDQAPVVDESGVILGMVTLGNMLASILAGKIRLSDAVSKVLYKQFKQIRLLDNLGKLSRILEIDHFALVVHEQIQYLTDGSPSLKQMVFGVVTAVDLLNFVTGCERRERTFSESTDEQ; this is encoded by the exons ATGTTCGGTGGAGCTTCTTCAGTCGTGTTGTGTGCTTCCGTGGAAGCTGACGCAACACCAACGACTTCACCtgcgtgttcttcttcttctgaaacGAGCCCATTATTGGCGGAAAATCACGTCTCG caAACCATGCCTTCCGTTCCCTTGTCCAACGAGGCTCCTGTGAAAAGCCCCATCTGCCCCCACGCTGCCAAGCTGCTCCACCACATCAACGGCGAAGTAAAACTGCACGAGGCTTCGGACCCGACCAACGGGGTCGACGGCACGCGCGCGGCGGAGGACGACGCCGAGCAGAATGGCGGCATTCCCAGGAAATGGATCCGTCCGGACCTGCCGAGCCGCTGCAAGTGGAGCCTGGGAGCCCCGCGTGCAGAATCTCCTCATCCTCATGTTCCAAG AACGGCTGCGCCTACTATTCTTCCTGACATTTTGCACAGGATTGGTGACACTCCCCTGGTGCGGATCAACAAAATCTCAAAAGCGTTCGGACtcaaatgtgaaatat TGGCCAAGTGCGAGTACTTCAACGCTGGCGGCAGCGTCAAAGACAGGATCAGTCTGCGAATGGTGGAGGACGCAGAGAGGGCGGGCGTCCTCAAGCTGGGAGACACCATCATTGAGCCCACCTCCGGCAACACTG GTATCGGATTGGCTCTGGCCGCGGCTGTCAAAGGCTACCGCTGCATCATCGTCATGCCTGAAAAAATGAGCATGGAGAAG GTCGACGTGCTGAGAGCACTCGGAGCCGAGATCGTTCGCACGCCGACCAGTGCTCGCTTCAACTCCCCAGAATCTCACGTGGGAGTTGCCTGGCGCCTGAAGAACGAGATCCCCAACTCGCACATCCTGGACCAGTACCGCAACCCCAGCAACCCTCTGGCTCACTACGACACCACAGCCGAAGAAATCCTGGAGCAGTGCGACG GTAAACTGGACATGTTGGTGGCAGGGGCCGGCACTGGAGGCACCATTACGGGCATTGCCCGCAAACTAAAGGAGCGTTGCCCCAACATCAAG ATTGTTGGTGTTGACCCGTTAGGCTCTTGCCTGGCAGAGCCAGAAGAACTGAACAAGACTGACAAGACCCAGTACGAGGTGGAGGGCATCGGCTATGACTTCATTCCCACAGTGCTCGACAGATCA GTTATTGACAGCTGGTACAAGTCAGACGACGAGGAGTCCTTCACTATGTCTCGTATGCTGATCAGGGATGAGGGCCTGCTGTGCG GGGGGAGCTCTGGCACCGCCATGGCAGCTGCTGTCAATGTTGCCAAAGAGTTGAAAGAGGGACAGCGCTGCGTGGTCATCCTTCCGGACTCCGTCCGAAACTACAT GTCCAAATTCCTGAGTGACAAATGGATGGTGCAGAAGGGTTTCCTGAGCGAGGAGGACCTCATGGTGAAAAAACCCTG GTGGTGGAACCTAAACGTGCAAAGTTTGAACCTCTCCGCACCGCTCACTGTCTTGCCGACCGTCAGCTGCCAGCGGACGATCAAAATCCTCAAAGAGAAGGGCTTTGACCAAGCGCCTGTGGTGGATGAGTCGGG ggtaATCCTGGGCATGGTGACTCTGGGGAACATGCTGGCTTCCATCCTTGCAGGGAAGATCAGGCTGTCAGATGCAGTCAGCAAAGTGCTCTACAAGCAGTTCAAACAG ATACGTCTTTTGGATAACTTGGGAAAGTTGTCCCGAATTCTGGAAATCGATCACTTCGCCCTGGTGGTTCATGAGCAGATCCAAT ACCTGACGGACGGCTCCCCCAGTTTGAAGCAGATGGTCTTTGGGGTGGTGACCGCTGTGGACCTCCTCAACTTTGTCACAGGCTGTGAGCGGCGGGAGCGCACTTTCTCCGAGTCGACGGACGAGCAGTGA
- the LOC133477815 gene encoding splicing factor U2AF 35 kDa subunit-like encodes MAEYLASIFGTEKDKVNCSFYFKIGACRHGDRCSRLHNKPTFSQTILIQNIYRNPQNSAQTADASRCPVSDVEMQEHYDEFFEEVFTEMEEKYGEVEEMNVCDNLGDHLVGNVYVKFRREEDAEKAVMDLNNRWFNAQPVHAELSPVTDFREACCRQYEMGECTRGGFCNFMHLKPISRELRRELYGRRRKRQHSRSRSRERRSRSKDRRRDRERRRSRDRERSGRF; translated from the exons ATGGCGGAGTACCTGGCGTCCATTTTCGGCACAGAGAAAGACAA GGTCAATTGTTCCTTCTATTTCAAAATCGGAGCTTGCAGACATGGCGATCGCTGCTCAAGATTGCACAACAAACCGACCTTCAGCCAG ACCATTTTGATACAAAACATCTACCGCAACCCCCAGAACAGTGCACAGACTGCCGACGCGTCGCGCT GTCCCGTCAGTGATGTGGAAATGCAGGAGCACTATGACGAGTTCTTTGAG GAGGTCTTCACGGAGATGGAGGAGAAGTACGGTGAAGTGGAGGAGATGAATGTGTGCGACAACTTGGGGGACCATCTCGTCGGCAACGTTTATGTCAAG TTCCGTCGCGAAGAGGATGCGGAAAAAGCCGTTATGGACTTGAACAACCGCTGGTTCAACGCCCAGCCCGTCCATGCCGAGCTCTCGCCTGTCACTGACTTCAGGGAAGCTTGCTGCCGCCAGTACGAAATGGG AGAGTGCACCCGAGGCGGCTTCTGCAACTTCATGCACCTGAAACCGATATCCAGGGAACTCCGACGAGAGTTGTACGGACGCCGCAGAAAAAG GCAACATTCTCGCTCGCGTTCTCGGGAAAGACGCTCCCGCTCGAAGGATCGGCGGCGGGACCGTGAGAGGCGGAGGTCGAGAGATCGAGAACGCTCAGGACGATTCTGA